A region of Solanum dulcamara chromosome 7, daSolDulc1.2, whole genome shotgun sequence DNA encodes the following proteins:
- the LOC129896799 gene encoding probable phytol kinase 1, chloroplastic, giving the protein MKSVDSRMQACDCATMSRVLTTAAVVVPVAHSLLPRHLRLSNLTSSLTATSHTSTFRGRFFSPYNFRAVSRPVTAGLGYFDVIGDRGSVLQDAGATALVIAGAYALVSTFDFLSERKLIEQNLSRKLVHILSGLLFMASWPIFSASRWARYFASVVPLTNCLRLVIHGLSLATDEGLIKSVTREGKPEELLRGPLYYVLVLILSAVLFWRESPVGVISLAMMCGGDGIADIVGRRFGSTKIPYNKQKSWAGSLSMFILGFLVSVGMLYYFSALGYFHLDWISTLERVALVSFIATMVESLPITGMVDDNISVPLVSMVIALLAFA; this is encoded by the exons ATGAAGAGTGTAGATTCTAGAATGCAAGCTTGTGATTGTGCTACAATGAGCAGAGTTTTGACTACCGCAGCCGTTGTAGTTCCGGTCGCCCactctcttcttcctcgtcatctccGCCTCTCGAATCTGACTTCATCTCTCACTGCAACAAGCCACACTAGTACATTTCGCGGGCGATTCTTCTCGCCCTACAATTTCCGAGCTGTTTCCCGTCCGGTGACGGCCGGTTTAGgttattttgatgttattggAGACCGTGGCTCAGTGCTTCAGGATGCTGGAGCCACGGCTTTGGTTATCGCCGGCGCTTACGCTCTTGTCTCCACTTTCGATTTCTTATCCGAGCGGAAGCTAATTGAACAG AACCTAAGCAGAAAGCTGGTCCATATATTGTCCGGGCTGCTTTTTATGGCTTCCTGGCCAATTTTCAG TGCATCAAGATGGGCTCGCTACTTTGCTTCTGTAGTTCCACTTACAAACTGCTTAAGACTTGTGATTCATGGCCTATCTTTGGCTACTGATGAGGGGCTTATAAAATCTGTTACCAGGGAAGGAAAGCCAGA AGAATTGCTCAGAGGGCCtctatattatgttttagtgTTAATTTTGAGTGCGGTTCTCTTTTGGCGTGAGTCACCAGTTGGAGTAATTTCATTAGCAATGATGTGTGGTGGTGATG GGATCGCTGATATTGTTGGAAGAAGGTTTGGGTCCACAAAAATCCCTTATAATAAACAGAAAAGTTGGGCTGGTAGCCTCTCCATGTTTATTCTCGGTTTCCTGGTGTCCGTTGG GATGCTCTATTACTTCTCAGCCTTGGGATATTTTCACTTGGATTGGATTTCAACTCTAGAAAGAGTAGCTTTGGTGTCATTTATAGCAACTATGGTGGAGTCTCTCCCTATTACTGGAATGGTGGACGATAACATTTCTGTTCCTTTGGTAAGCATGGTTATAGCATTATTGGCTTTTGCTTGA